A part of Podarcis muralis chromosome 13, rPodMur119.hap1.1, whole genome shotgun sequence genomic DNA contains:
- the LOC114583320 gene encoding olfactory receptor 4Q3-like — MNISCVTEFVFLGLSNSRSIQIFLFVLVFACYTVILLGNLLIVVTVHVEPRLLQSPMYFFLACLSILDISVGSVVVPKMVADLASSGQTISFGGCMTQIFFLHFSGGSEMFLLTLMAYDRYVAICHPLTYTTRMNRPRCTRLLLLCLAGGIIHSATQFILVVQLPFCGPNELDNFYCDVPQVVRLACANTYITEILMAANSGLLSLVCFLILLLSYGVILATLRGHFKESGWKALSTCSSHLTVVSLIFVPCLFVYLVPFSSSSVDKMASLFFTIVTPALNPIIYTLRNREMKEAIGRWKKPLHFLPFLCKSR; from the coding sequence ATGAACATCTCCTGTGTCACTGAGTTTGTCTTCCTGGGTCTCTCCAATTCCCGTTCCATCCAGATATTTCTCTTTGTCCTGGTTTTCGCCTGTTACACTGTAATCCTATTGGGCAACCTCCTCATTGTGGTGACTGTACATgtggagccccgcctcctccagtcccccatgtacttcttcctggcTTGTTTATCCATTCTTGATATTTCTGTGGGTTCCGTGGTTGTCCCCAAGATGGTAGCAGACCTGGCCAGTTCTGGCCAGACGATCTCATTTGGTGGCTGTATGACACAGATCTTCTTCCTTCACTTCTCTGGGGGCAGTGAGATGTTCCTCCTCACCCTCATGGCTTATGATCGCTATGTGGCCATCTGTCACCCACTGACATACACCACCAGAATGAACCGCCCACGTTGCACTAGGCTCCTCTTACTCTGTTTGGCTGGAGGCATCATCCACTCTGCCACTCAGTTTATCCTGGTTGTCCAACTCCCATTCTGTGGACCAAATGAACTTGACAATTTTTACTGTGATGTTCCACAGGTGGTGAGACTGGCGTGTGCcaatacctacatcacagaaatacTCATGGCGGCTAATAGTGGCCTCCTCTCCCTGGTTTGCTTCCTTATTTTACTACTTTCATATGGTGTCATTCTAGCCACCCTTCGAGGCCACTTCAAGGAGAGTGGATGGAAGGCTCTGTCTACCTGTAGCTCTCACTTGACTGTAGTCAGCCTCATTTTTGTGCCCTGCCTCTTTGTATATCTTGTACCCTTCTCCAGCTCCAGTGTGGACAAAATGGCCTCCTTATTCTTCACCATTGTCACCCCTGCACTGAATCCTATCATATATACACTAAGAAACAGAGAAATGAAGGAGGCTATTGGGCGGTGGAAAAAACCACTGCATTTTCTTCCATTCTTGTGTAAAAGTAGGTAA